From Salarias fasciatus chromosome 5, fSalaFa1.1, whole genome shotgun sequence, a single genomic window includes:
- the LOC115388356 gene encoding LIM and cysteine-rich domains protein 1-like — protein MSLSSAVEKMSIKQSAGGAGGRAAKCVICKGSCSGFQPHFWRKACTACGCSTVDHAPGNDLDDDQLMGRLLADSPCSHLTAKVKGGGGLRMYKRNRMIVTNPVVSRKDPTFNTTTYDWAPAGLNQKLAMQYMELFPPSQHTVSGTDGALQRRRQLLTQLPAYDQDPMKCQSLSSDEEISSMLLFVKQYKQEALGVGEVALPGEGAALEEAAMQRAAKEAKDRSDRKDAGRQQDAKVSASPSTNGMEESSKAQYRCTGCRGEVSTESPAVYAERAGYRDALWHPTCFTCSECSQGLVDLVYFWAQGKLLCGRHYCQTAWPRCSGCDELIFCKSFLTSEDGRTWHLYHYCCWKCGQSLDTPCEH, from the exons ATGAGCCTGAGCTCAGCCGTGGAGAAG ATGTCCATAAAGCAgagtgcaggaggagcaggaggacgggCTGCCAAGTGTGTCATATGTAAAGGGAGTTGCTCTGGATTTCAGCCACATTTTTGGAG GAAAGCCTGCACGGCGTGCGGCTGCAGCACGGTGGACCACGCTCCCGGAAACGACCTGGACGACGACCAGCTGATGGGCCGGCTGCTGGCCGACTCGCCCTGCTCCCACCTGACGGCCAAGGTCAAAGGGGGCGGCGGCCTCCGCATGTACAAGAGGAACCGCATGATCGTCACCAACCCGGTGGTGTCGCGCAAAGACCCCACCTTCAACACCACCACGTACGACTGGGCGCCGGCCGGCCTCAACCAGAAGCTG gcCATGCAGTACATGGAGCTCTTCCCGCCCAGCCAGCACACGGTGTCCGGAACCGACGGAGCTCTGCAGCGCCGCCGGCAGCTGCTCACCCAGCTCCCCGCCTACGATCAGGACCCCATGAAGTGTCAGAGCCTGAGCAGCGACGAGGAG ATTTCCtccatgctgctgtttgtgaagCAGTACAAGCAGGAGGCGCTGGGAGTCGGGGAGGTAGCTCTGCCCGGCGAGGGGGCCGCTCTGGAGGAAGCCGCCATGCAGAGGGCGGCGAAGGAGGCCAAGGATCGCAGCGACAGGAAGGATGCGGGACGGCAGCAGGACGCCAAAGTCTCCGCCTCTCCGTCCACCAACGGGATGGAAGAAAGCAGCAAGGCTCAATAC CGCTGCACCGGTTGCCGTGGTGAAGTTTCCACGGAGAGCCCGGCTGTTTACGCAGAGCGCGCGGGTTACCGTGACGCCCTGTGGCATCCCACCTGCTTCACGTGCTCCGAGTGCAGCCAGGGTCTGGTGGACCTGGTCTACTTCTGGGCCCAGGGGAAGCTGCTCTGTGGGAGGCACTACTGCCAGACGGCGTGGCCGCGCTGCTCCGGCTGTGACGAG CTCATCTTCTGCAAGTCGTTCCTCACCTCGGAGGACGGGCGGACGTGGCATCTCTATCATTACTGCTGCTGGAAGTGTGGACAAAGCCTGGACACGCCCTGCGAGCACTGA
- the LOC115388357 gene encoding dedicator of cytokinesis protein 3-like, with amino-acid sequence MHFDAFHHQVSDLPPALPARSLRKSPLHPIPASPTSPQSILDGSNSTLSGSASSGVSSLSDSNFGGPASSSDPGASRTDTLDSAPSSQAWTTDQEDLDSPYQPVRYSVSEPEVLDGAKPPPCRSHSAPGGVTPAQPLAPGPAPPGGQQEVPPHLLYHHHHHFHPHYIPHLPPLYHFHEPPPALPPKPYIREGCIPEEDPQSTPAPPPAPRPMPRKISQPIIAATKDEQAKVAWEHGVSEE; translated from the exons ATGCACTTTGACGCTTTCCACCACCAGGTCAGCGaccttcctccagctctccctgCGCGCTCCTTAAGAAag TCGCCCCTGCACCCTATACCTGCCTCGCCCACCAGTCCACAGTCCATCCTGGATGGCAGTAACTCCACCCTCTCGGGCAGCGCCAGCTCCGGAGTGTCCTCCCTCAGCGACAGTAACTTTGggggccccgcctcctcctcggaCCCCGGGGCCAGCCGCACCGACACCCTGGACTCGGCCCCCAGCAGCCAGGCCTGGACCACcgaccaggaggacctggactcGCCCTACCAGCCCGTCCGGTACAGCGTCTCCGAGCCCGAGGTCCTGGACGGGGCGAAGCCGCCGCCCTGCCGCAGCCACTCCGCCCCGGGGGGCGTGACCCCGGCTCAGCCTCTGGCCCCGGGTCcggcgccccctggtgggcaGCAGGAGGTGCCACCGCACCTCctctaccaccaccaccaccacttccACCCCCACTACATTCCCCACCTTCCTCCCCTTTACCACTTCCACGAGCCTCCCCCTGCCCTCCCCCCCAAGCCCTACATCAGGGAGGGCTGCATCCCCGAGGAGGACCCCCAGTCCACGcccgcccccccacccgccccccgGCCCATGCCGCGCAAAATCTCCCAGCCCATCATCGCCGCCACCAAGGACGAGCAGGCCAAAGTGGCGTGGGAGCACGGCGTGAGCGAGGAGTGA